The Ipomoea triloba cultivar NCNSP0323 chromosome 13, ASM357664v1 genomic interval ttaaagtgATGATCaatatttgaatattgaatatGAATTTTGCATATCTTATgctatttataattaataaaagaaagatGAGAGATCAACACCCTTAACCACTTTGATATAGTAATATCATTTGATAGTAATATCATTtgaataaaacaataataaataaaagaccATTGCATCTATAAATCAACGTGCTATCCAAATCATAAAACTATGCATTAATTCCGCATTTAATAAATTTCCACTACAAATGTGTGATGCATCATATCCAtccattcaattttttaaattcttaaattttatgaaCCTTTCAAAAACATATGGTGCATTTCGCGTGCCTATGACCGACCAGGCCACCAATATAATGgccattatcattattattattatgactaATAATAATGCCCTTTCAAACTttgagttttatttatttattttttaaggtCAAACTTTGAGGTAAAGTATCGCAATAAGCAATTTGTCTTTTCTTGAACAAAGAACATCCTGATGTAAGCACATGGCGGGCTGTTTATCAACGGCGCTCCACCTAAATACGAATCATATGCCAAAACTAAGTTATAAAAACGGCATCATATATATGGTCAAATTGATTGAAGAGAGCAGTTTATcctactaaattttaaattatattattaataacgTTATacatgtatattattttatgcatTTTATCTTTAACTTGCGCACTGACAAAAATAACAATGTACTATAGTTGACCTACTTTATTGAGTCTGTGGGttaaatttttatcaaaagCAATTTTACCtgaaggcaaaaatttgtgtgagaccgtttcacggttttcaatttgtgagacgggtcagataTTTGATTAAAGATATCAAAGATCCGattattcattaatcaaatattcgacacatctcacggattgagacccgtgagacggttttacacaagtgttacccaataattaaagattaaaattgTTATTCTATCAACACAATATGGCTAAAAATTTAGAGGATCGATCCAAGTATATATACAACAAAGCTCATTGTCcttattgtaattatttataGTTGTTGTAACtgatctttatttttatttatttatttattaatttttgttgagTGCATTATATTAGAAATCGTAATATTATTTAGTATCTCATGTGCTTATCCTGTTGGCGGCCAAATCTAAATTTCGAAATTTATCTTTGAGCTGATTTTGCTCAAACTATTAAACGTTTTAGAAATCAACAaatctcatttaaaaaaaaaaaaactcattttccACAATTAAATTTTTACCACTTTATCAAAAATCATAGATTATAGATAGTAGGAATAAGGGTCGAATAAACCATTTAACTTTTAGGAAAAGTAGTACAATTAAGCTATCAAACTCTAAAAAGttccaaataagccattgaactctaaaccatttttggtcatagatttataggcgacagtccacttttagtccttattTTTCAGAACATCTATTTTTtgtcataatattattatgacatgaccattttttgtcatccgtaaataaaatcgttgaaatatcattaaatacaagtaCATTTCAATCATTgttatacaaattaaagtgaattgtcccgctatatttttatttgtattttcttgaaaaacaaTTCATAATTGAAAACCTAAATGGTGTTGTTGTATTTTACGTaatttcaacgattttattgACGGAGGACAACAAATAGTCATGCGATAATATACCAGAACCaaagagaaatattctaaaagaaaaaaactaaaagtgaatacctcttataaatttatgacaaaaattgaattaacttgtattttaatattttcttacaatAATAAAGTTCATTTCCCCATCACAAAGAACGAGACAAATAACATAATATTTCTCTATTACTAACTGTTTCTAAAtttattagtttcattataaattaattaagaatttaagatGAGACAAAATTTCAAAAGTGTCACTAGTACAAAGGGGGACaacaacattaaaataaaataatttgtaactGCCACGTAGTATGAAATTGAATGAGGAGTCCACAACACTCTCAATACTCGTGATCAacattgattttgattttgatttttgaaggGTCCCATCTATGATCAATCAACTTTTAAGGCACATCTGAGGACACCATCATCCACCATCAAATATGTGCCCTAAAATGTATATGCCCTGTCTTCTCTTCAGTCTTCTCCATGAAgcatttattattaatttagcattggtagaattataaaaaacaaatactatttgtaatttcaaaaatatctatttttaacgggttgtttttaatatatatatatatatatatatatatatatatatgatattcaGAACTTGGAACTTTAACTTTTAATATGATGTATCTTTTACAAAGAGTTGAAAGTTTGTATTGTGTATAACTCATATGGTTACATATAGATACTGATGTTATAACTATAGAGATGTATGATTATCATTATAATAAAAGAATCGATTTGTTGCCAAATTTCGTAAATCtttgtgttctttatttttatgcttttgaTCTTTAATCTTGTTAGGATTTCTCTACAATTCACTTATCAACTATTGCAAATTATTGAGTTTAAcatgataatttaatttaattggttaGTTAGATAGAAggtaaggaaaaaaaagagagtgAGTCGtactataaataattaatgattagttaatatattaaggagtaagaaaaaaataaaagtatatttcTAGTAGGATGCATGCGATTATTATATATTGGTCCAAAATTGTTGCATACCCTAATTATTTGGGttaattgaagttttttttttttttgaaaaccggGTTAATTGAAGTTGATTCAAGTTTTTTtgcaatttaaaattttgaattaatttatttaatattattgaatgaaagttATCTATTGCATCTGCTTTTGTTCTTAAACTTTAGTTATTTGCCTTCAAGTACAAGACACTTTGTCGAAATGGACTAGGGGTAAATCCGTACCCCACATCTCTaatggtttttctttttaattaaaatttagtgaaaattattatttttatatctaagaATTTTCTTAAATACTTTTTGTTCTCATGTTGCTTTCtaaaagttataataataatacggagtaataacaACAGGCCATATTTTGATCACACAAATTGAATTAGgtaaagaaaaggagaaaaactGTTATGTGACAAAAATGCTTTGACACactcacacatatatatatacaaattttaaaattatataaaataataataaaaccttAAATCATAATACTAGACACTGtaaattagtaaattaaattaGAGGGGGTCATGCTTGTGACATGCAGCGAAACGACGTCGTCACAGCAACACTCGCAGGATCATTGCAGCTCAAAACCTTTAACAAATCCCAAGAGCTTCTCCGGTGACTGCGCCTCACCGGAGAAGCACTACTGCACGACTCCGGCGACGGAAACATCCGGCATAGCGGGACCTGCCGGTTCTTAATATCTCTAAGCTCCATTTCCCGCGGCAACTTTACATTTCCAAACATCAGAACGAACCACCTCGGCTTCTGTATCTTTAACCTCGGACTCTCCCCTTTCGCCGCCTCCGAGGATGATCCAGACCGGAACTTTCCAGAATCCAGAGACCGGCTGCTCCTCACGTGACCTCGACCTCTCTCGCTCTTACCGCTATTCGTTCGAGGAGTGCTCCCTAGCTCCGACAAGGACTCGCATCTCCGGTGACTGAAACCGTCTCCGGCGAAGAATTTCTCGCCGTGGATTGCGGAAACAGGACGGTCTCTCAACGGCACGAGTTTTCCGCAGAAGATTATGTCGTCCGCGTGGGACATCTCGCACGTTAAATCGCTAAGGAACTCAAAAACCTCAGACGACGATCGACTGCCGATCCGCGATTCAATGCTCTCTCCCGATTCATCGCCGTTTGCCGGAAAATCGCTCAGCGAAATcgtttcctcttcttcttcccttacTCCATTATCATTAAGGTTAAGCATGCTGCAATccatgagagagagagagagagagatagagagagaaattcagTGAGGCTTAGCTTGGATACGCCCAGCTAAGGCTTATATATGAGTAGCCTTGCAGTACAAGAAATGGTGActacaaatattataaagatGAGAATAGAGTCACGTTTTAATTTGTGTCctgaaattgtttttatttgcAAAATAGCAAGTCAGGGTCGATAAAATAATATAGCCATCACAGCATAATAGAGTGATCATATCGCTAATTCCAAGTCAAACCACAATCCACttacaataattatttatgtcGCATATTAAATTACCAaatggaaattaatatattgaatatgAAAAAGTCGCCTCACTATCAACAAATGGAAAGGATACAATGAATGAATGAGAAACCATTGAATTATCGAAAGTAAAAGAAATACTACGTACATAATATGTGGCAAATATCAtgtaaaagaagatgaattcTGATATATTGGTACTCCCATTTTATATTCTCATTTTTTATTCCTtatatgtgaatatgtgatatgCTTTGATTGCTTAATATAAAAGAGATCATGATTTTTATGCAtttattctttttccttttataaaatttgaacacTTACGAGGCGTTTTGTTggaaggaattacaattcaattttcaCTTAATTCCACCTAATTtcgaaggcaactaaattctttcattggttggagggaatcaattccctcattttcattgAATTAGAACTAGTaatttacccgtgcgatgcacggactaaaaCTGTATACTTATTTGATGTACGTATGTCAATTGTATTGtatgattttgtttatatttctgCTAAATAACTGTGAATAAAACAGTAAAGTACAATGAGTGAAAgattaaatttacaaattattaaatatctctttgtaaactacattagtggttgaattataagtattatttaaCTCATTATAAATCATGAATTAGTGGTTGGGTCAGAAGGTGTcattatcatattatatatatatatatatatatatatatatatatatatatatatatatatatatatataaaagtattaatctaaatattaatatgtgaATAAAACATTCAATTTATATTATACAGAATTAGATGCTCAATTGGAAATATACATATCATTACTATTGCAATGAATTGTTTGATATTGTACCCCTGGTTGCAAGATGCGATCAAACTTTCTTCTAATTGTGGTGTTGCTGATTGACTTACGTTCCCCTTGGGTGATGTCTATAAGGTTCTCGCTATTGTTTAACACTCGAGCCAAAAAGCAACTATTGTTAGGGTCACAAAATTTACCATGCTATGACAGTTTTGAATAGAATGACATAATTTAGAACTAACAATTGTCATAGCAATCAAAATTGGAAATATGATGTGCGTTGGAATGTATAAAAATTGAATACCTATAGATTGGGGAATAATAGGTCTTATAGGCATCTAAGCTAATTGTGTATTTGAGTTCGGTTCCACACACTAAAATTGCCACTCTGTATTCTTAAAATTGCAAAAGTACATAGTagactaaaataaataattaggtttggtcattaataattaataataatgaaaacataCCAATATTTACAATGCGAAATGGAGTAGACAATGATACTTGAAAAAcaccaattaaaattttttttttgacttaatgctaaatcaattttttttcgaATGACCAGATATTTCCTCGTAtattatcattttcattttctacaaaacataacaaaataaatttcaacttAAATCTAATTTAATAGCAGCATCTCAATATAGAATTTAGAAACCATACATAACACTTTACCATTTATATTACATTACCTACTACTATATCACATCTACCATTTATACGTTGGGACAACCTATATATAAAACGAATCTCCCTAAAATGTACAcgtattttgttttcattacaCTCACGTACGTGTACACGGGTACGTGTACACGGGTACGTGTACACGGCTGCtgctaagaaaaaaaaaaagggcaagCATAGCTATCTTCACCACCGTTCACTCATTCTAGACTACCATTTCTGATTATCACTTCTCTCTCACTGCACCTCTGACCTCTCTACCTCACTTTCTCTATGTCGCTATTTCAGTCTTTGAATTCATCACACCCAAATAATGCTAAGACACTTACTTAGGGAGAAGGGAAGCTTGGAGTTTGCCATCTCAGGAATGTAAGGAATTCCTAAAAATCTTATATAGCGATTAATCTCGTAAACCCTAGAGTAGTTGATCAATCTATTTGGGTGAATTTTAAGCTCAATAGCAGAGTTGGTATGAATTCCTTTTAGGAATTTAGAGAAAACCGAAAACACTCGTAGATCTAtggtttttttttgtcaagATTCTTATGCATGTGTTGTTTATGTAGAACATTTGATTCGCCTACACTTGTTCTCTTTTGATCTAGTTttaatatttgtagatctatgtttttcttgtttttcttatttcttcTAGGGTTTATTCACAGATATGTGAATCAATTTCTTGAAAGTCTGTATATCATCATTAGATATGTACACAGGTTTCTATTCCCttgatttttgtaaatataaccATTGCAAATTGTTGAAATGGTTTCCAAATTACAATTGTTTTCCATCACATTGACAGTATGCAGTCAACATGTTCTTCTTGCTTAATTTTAAAAGCTTAAGAGGAATAAGAGGGCAATGTAAAATTgtatatacataggtaattCTAAGCCCCAAAGCTGAAATtgttaataaacaaaataaatgttcAATTAATATGTAGTCTGGTTCTGTTTTTTCCTTCTCCGTGTGTATAATACATCACCTTATCCACATTTTCTCATAATGaatatgaaaaatgttattGACAATATGACCTTGATTTTGCAGGTTTACGTGGATAAGGGCTATTTCACCTTAAGGGATTGTGATAAAGTTGATGCCAGGTATGTGGCATAAAGAATTCATGTCCAATGACACTACTTAATTGTAATTATGTTTAGAGGCTTAAGATCAAATCTTAACTGACAAAATGCACATACCAAAAAATTAGTTAACAAAACTGTATCCGTACTAACAACATTTTCTACACAATACaaactaatttaatattatacataACTCCTGAGAAAGGCATGCTTTTGTTGTTTGACACATTTGAGAAGATAGAAACACACCCTGCAATCTCTACCTCCACACAATCTCTATATGTATAAGGTGGTTTCTTCGCGTCTGGCCCCAATATGCCTGCCTATTTTCATGATTCGtctctttcatttattttttttaggcatgaTTGTTAGAACCTCCTCTACATTAGTAAAGGATAAAAATTACCATAAAAGATATTAAAAAGATGTTAGGCTACCCGGAGAGAAATACAGTAACTATTTCTTATGGCTcatataattgtttttagtttgCACTGAATTTTTCCATACCTATGTAGGTCTTTGTAACAAATTACAGTACATCAAGTTAGACTTGAGTGGCCATGGGTTTATCAAATTCAGGTATCGACCTTATATAATTATCTAAGATGCATACCGtgatgtaatatatttttctgttATAAGAACTAATATGTAACTGGTAAACAGATTGCAACCATCAACTAAACCGGAAAAAAAATTTCAGTAACAAACATGTACATAAGATTACCTCTTTGTCATGGAATAGGCATTTGGGCGACTTGATAGAACTGGTAACAACACGATCGGGGATCAAATAGGTTCGAACGCACCGCAATTTGATTGCACATTTCAGCCGCATTGGTGAAATTTCATTCACAGTGATGAACAAAGGCGCCATAGTTTCAGACTCTTGAATATAAGTATCGCAACTGGTAATTGTTTAGCCGATTGTTTAGCCGCTGTTGTATGTAGCTCATGGTATAAAGACATATTTATAGCCTGTCAATGGTAATGAATCGGGAACCAAATATCATAATAACATTCATGGAAGCAAACGAA includes:
- the LOC116001377 gene encoding uncharacterized protein LOC116001377; translation: MLNLNDNGVREEEEETISLSDFPANGDESGESIESRIGSRSSSEVFEFLSDLTCEMSHADDIIFCGKLVPLRDRPVSAIHGEKFFAGDGFSHRRCESLSELGSTPRTNSGKSERGRGHVRSSRSLDSGKFRSGSSSEAAKGESPRLKIQKPRWFVLMFGNVKLPREMELRDIKNRQVPLCRMFPSPESCSSASPVRRSHRRSSWDLLKVLSCNDPASVAVTTSFRCMSQA